A stretch of DNA from Mesorhizobium onobrychidis:
TTGGCTGCGGCGGCCTTCGGCTTGGCAGCAGGTGCTGCTTTCTTCACAGCGGCTGCGGCCTTTGCCGCCACCGCTTTTACTGGTGCTTTCTTTGCCGGTGCCTTCTTTGCCGGTGACTTGGATGCCGGCGCTTTGGATGACTGTTTAGCCATATCATGCCCCTTAGTTGTGCCGACGGCCGTTAATGACCCGGCGCGTAATGCATATCTGACTCGCGCTTGTCTAGCCAGCGAAGCATCAGCATGATTTTTTCAGTTTAAGTTTTGGTTACCGGCGACACACGCTCGTGCTGATTTCGCAAAATGCCGCTGCTGCTCTTCGATCTTTGCCGACGGTTTGCTACAGACATTCTGCGCGCTTTGCCGGACCAATCTCGCTACGAAGCGCTGAAGGTTAGCAAGCGTTTTGCTCGTTGATCATCGACCGGCAACACCATGATGGGCTGCTTCAACGATCTCATCGTCTTGTGCAACCGGACGATCTACACAAGCTACAAAAGCAAAACGCGGCCCGCTCGCGCCAGGACCTTGCCTGCGTTCGAGAGGGCAATTTTTGCTAAGGTTGACAGATTACTCTATTCAGCAGAGTATTCTGCAGTATGCGGGAGAAGCGCATGTCATTCGCGCAAGATCAAGCGGCGCTGTCCCAGATCAGTGAGACTGAACGCCGGACACCACAGCAGGCCCGATGATGGCTGCCGACGAAATCATCCACCAGAGCGTGCGTCTCAGGATCATGGCCACGCTGAATTCTCTGGAAAGGCGCAAAGCGCTGGAATTCGCCCGATTGAAGGCCATCGTCGATGCGACCGACGGCAATCTCGGCGCGCATATCGATACGCTTGCCAAGGCGGGATATGTCGATGTCGAAAAGCTGTTTGTCGGACGCCGGCCGCAAACGCGGGTCAAGGCGACCTCAATCGGACGGCGCGCCTTTCGCGGTCACGCCGCCTTCCTTCGCACCATCCTCGATGAGGCGGAGCAGCCAGGTAAACGCGATCAGCGCAGGACGCGGCAGCGGCCGTTGTAGACCATCCAGCGGTCGAAGCCCGAGACGCAGAATTCGACATTGTCGCCGATCGAGGCAAAGCCCTGCCCTTCCTCGATCAGATACCAGATGGTGCGGGCGTGGCCGTCGGACAGGCTGACGGTGGCGCCGCAATAACGGCGGCCGATCGGCCAGGTTTCGTTGGCCGGCAGATAACGGTGCTGATGGATCCCCTGGAAATGGGTGATCTCGACATCGGGCAGATTCGGCACGTGGTGCACCTGGTAGGAGAAGCGGCTGGTGATCTTGTTCAGCACCCAAGCCTCACCGCAAACGCCGCTATCTTCGTCGACGTAGACGGCAAGGTCGGCCGCCTTTGCTGCCTGGGTGACAGCGAGGGACGTGCCGAGCGGCGTGCAAAGGGCGATCAGTGCGGCAAGGGCGGATTGGGCGAAGCGAGTCATGGCAGCCTCTTATGGTCGATTGCGCGCACTGTGCGGATTCGCTTGCGCGCGGTCAAGCGGTTGTAGAGACAATGGTTTCCTAGTTCGAAATCGCCTTCAGCCAGGACAGGCGCGCGAATATCTCTGCCGCCCTACGCCGCCAGCCATTCCAGCGTCCAGTGCGCTGGTTTTTCAACGACAAGCAATGTGTGCAGGGCCGGCAGCAGCGTGCGCAATTCGCCTTCCAGCGTGAACGACGGGTTGACCACCACCATGCCGCTGCCGTCGAGGCTGGGCTCGGCCGATGGCGGCCTGATCTCGAAGCCGATGTCGAGCAGCTTCGGGACGCCTGACTGCACCAGCGCCTTCCGGAAGGCGGCGACCGCCTTG
This window harbors:
- a CDS encoding transcriptional regulator is translated as MAADEIIHQSVRLRIMATLNSLERRKALEFARLKAIVDATDGNLGAHIDTLAKAGYVDVEKLFVGRRPQTRVKATSIGRRAFRGHAAFLRTILDEAEQPGKRDQRRTRQRPL